A single region of the Brachypodium distachyon strain Bd21 chromosome 3, Brachypodium_distachyon_v3.0, whole genome shotgun sequence genome encodes:
- the LOC100834214 gene encoding uncharacterized protein LOC100834214 has protein sequence MVCSNDLSSFKLLSVDSYPDFESFDGFGNLTNWRLNDLEAAYENHLEDEASKPSIEKKKYSKEEKIKLDNDCKEQYMKSALQKYNSEEDLAGEMCFVFDEIKEVVFIVEGGLDFYEHYNFTAKQAGSIILFFAEVIPDDGETCDVLCCKPSDYNDNGPCFGCKNQGSVNLRHPAGEGLYVGGHEDCEFPFMWDSISEDSDGEG, from the exons ATGGTTTGCAGCAATGATCTATCAAGTTTCAAGCTACTGTCGGTGGATTCATATCCTGACTTCGAGTCATTTGACGG ATTTGGAAATTTAACAAATTGGAGGTTAAATGATTTGGAGGCAGCATATGAAAACCACCTTGAAGATGAAGCAAGTAAACCAAGTatagagaagaagaaatattCTAAAGAAGAGAAGATAAAGTTGGATAATGATTGTAAGGAACAATACATGAAATCTGCCTTACAGAAGTATAATAGTGAAGAAGATCTTGCCGGG GAGATGTGCTTTGTCTTTGATGAAATCAAAGAAGTTGTCTTCATTGTGGAAGGAGGTTTGGATTTCTATGAACACTACAACTTTACAGCTAAGCAGGCTGGTTCCATAATTCTATTTTTTGCTGAAGTGATCCCAGATGATGGAGAAACTTGCGATGTTCTCTGCTGCAAGCCTTCGGATTACAATGACAATG GACCCTGCTTCGGTTGTAAGAATCAAGGTTCTGTGAACTTGAGACATCCAGCTGGCGAAGGTCTGTATGTTGGAGGTCATGAGGATTGCGAGTTCCCATTTATGTGGGATAGTATCAGTGAG GACTCCGATGGAGAGGGATAA
- the LOC112271397 gene encoding uncharacterized protein LOC112271397, which produces MERYMRSALQKYNIEEIFSEDMYFRFDEVQSQSWIVEGEYDNQFYYHFNFAATQDRSRTCMFFAEVTPEDGDEFDIVCCKLLGDDDNGHCYGCKNARAEGLRHPACSSVYVGGHEDRKFPFMIDSESEDDSD; this is translated from the exons ATGGAGCGATATATGAGATCTGCTTTGCAAAAGTACAACATTGAAGAAATTTTTTCTGAG gATATGTACTTTAGGTTTGATGAAGTTCAAAGTCAGAGCTGGATCGTGGAAGGAGAGTATGACAATCAGTTTTATTATCATTTTAATTTTGCAGCTACACAAGATAGGTCTAGAACCTGTATGTTTTTTGCTGAAGTAACCCCAGAAGATGGAGATGAGTTTGATATTGTTTGCTGCAAGCTTTTAGGGGATGATGATAATG GACACTGCTATGGTTGCAAAAATGCACGTGCGGAGGGCTTGAGGCATCCAGCCTGTAGCAGTGTGTATGTGGGAGGCCATGAAGATCGAAAGTTCCCTTTTATGATTGACAGCGAGAGTGAG GATGACAGTGATTGA
- the LOC106866403 gene encoding receptor-like protein EIX1, with amino-acid sequence MQVRQLIHRYLLPPIHNKCLRFTLQISGLYDSQAVGGEIRSSLLTLRHLKMLDLSLNDFGGQPIPEFIGALRSLTHLDLSYSNFSGQIPPHLGNLSNLLNLQLSNTADSYLPDLAWLSRLKKLQVLGMSEVDLSAAVDWVHALNMLPDLMNIDLDSCGLRNSTMLYPVHSNLTSLETLYLSFNPFNTSMGANNFVLALTRLQELSLLSCGIHGPVPDALGNLTSLRKPSLQENLFVDKVPSTFKKLKKLQVFELSNNFISMDVIKLPHLLPPDELLKLRFDNNKLTGSLPAWIGQFSSLTIIKLNHNELSGEIPIGIRELTNLRDLWLNSNNLHGTINDDHFTNLTTLQVLLISDNSLTVKVSHTWNTPFSLYSASFSSCMLGPQFPAWLIQPTIETLDIFNTSIHDIIPAEFWTSSYHATYLDCHEIGLLACFPHFFNLLAWMFRISVLTSFLVQFHYFHKI; translated from the coding sequence ATGCAGGTCCGCCAACTTATTCATAgatatttactccctccgatccataataagtgtctcagattcaCCCTCCAAATCAGCGGTCTCTATGACAGTCAAGCTGTAGGAGGTGAGATACGCTCCTCCTTGCTCACTCTGCGACATCTCAAGATGTTGGACCTCTCATTGAACGACTTCGGCGGCCAACCTATCCCGGAGTTCATAGGTGCTCTCCGGAGTCTCACGCATCTAGACCTCTCTTACTCCAATTTCAGTGGTCAGATTCCTCCGCACCTCGGCAACCTCTCGAATCTGCTCAACCTTCAGCTCAGCAATACGGCCGACTCGTACTTGCCTGATCTAGCATGGTTGTCGCGCTTGAAGAAGCTGCAGGTGCTTGGCATGTCTGAGGTGGACCTCAGCGCTGCCGTCGACTGGGTTCATGCTCTCAACATGCTACCTGATCTGATGAACATTGATTTAGATTCTTGTGGGCTTCGAAACAGTACTATGCTTTACCCGGTGCATTCCAACCTCACGTCGCTGGAGACCCTATACCTCAGTTTTAACCCCTTCAACACGTCTATGGGAGCCAACAATTTTGTTTTGGCTCTGACTAGGCTTCAGGAGCTCTCTCTGTTGAGCTGTGGAATCCATGGTCCTGTCCCTGATGCATTGGGAAACCTGACCTCCCTTCGAAAACCGAGTCTTCAAGAAAACCTCTTTGTTGACAAGGTGCCATCAACCTTCAAGAAACTGAAAAAACTACAAGTGTTCGAATTATCCAACAACTTCATCAGCATGGACGTAATAAAGCTACCGCATCTGTTGCCACCAGACGAATTGTTGAAGCTGCGCTTCGACAACAACAAGTTGACAGGGAGCTTACCAGCTTGGATAGGGCAGTTTAGCAGCTTGACCATAATTAAGCTCAACCACAACGAGCTTTCTGGAGAGATACCGATTGGTATACGAGaactgacaaatttgagaGACTTATGGCTGAATTCAAACAACCTACATGGTACAATCAATGATGACCATTTCACAAATCTGACCACCTTACAAGTCCTGCTGATTTCAGATAATTCCTTAACCGTGAAGGTAAGTCATACATGGAACACTCCATTCAGCTTATATTCAGCAAGCTTTAGCTCTTGCATGCTAGGTCCCCAATTTCCAGCTTGGCTTATCCAACCAACAATTGAAACTCTTGATATTTTCAACACAAGCATACATGACATCATACCTGCTGAGTTTTGGACTTCTAGTTACCATGCGACATATTTGGATTGTCACGAAATCGGCTTGTTGGCATGCTTCCCACATTTTTTCAATTTGCTGGCTTGGATGTTTAGGATATCAGTTCTAACCAGTTTTCTGGTCCAATTCCATTACTTCCACAAAATATAA
- the LOC100835119 gene encoding uncharacterized protein LOC100835119 isoform X2 — MTCQESDDLSIFKLLSVDDSYPDSKSFDGLDDEDIGNPFLTDRFGNLTNWRLNDLEAAYENHLEDEASKPSIEKKKYSKEEKIKLDNDCKEQYMKSALQKYNSEENLDGECFVFDEIKEVVFIVEGGLDFYEHYNFTAKQGGSTILFFAEVIPDDGETCDVLCCKPLDCNDKGPCFGCKNQGSVSLRHPTGEGLYVGCHVDCEFPFMWDSISEDSD, encoded by the exons ATGACTTGCCAAGAAAG CGATGATCTATCAATATTTAAGCTACTGTCGGTGGATGATTCATATCCTGACTCCAAATCATTTGACGG TTTGGACGATGAGGACATCGGTAACCCTTTTCTTACCGATAGATTTGGAAATTTAACAAATTGGAGGTTAAATGATTTGGAGGCAGCATATGAAAACCACCTTGAAGATGAAGCAAGTAAACCAAGTatagagaagaagaaatattCTAAAGAAGAGAAGATAAAGTTGGATAATGATTGTAAGGAACAATACATGAAATCTGCCTTACAGAAGTATAATAGTGAAGAAAACCTTGACGGG GAGTGCTTTGTCTTTGATGAAATCAAAGAAGTTGTTTTCATTGTGGAAGGAGGTTTGGATTTCTATGAACACTACAACTTTACAGCTAAGCAGGGTGGTTCCACAATTCTATTTTTTGCTGAAGTGATCCCAGATGATGGAGAAACTTGCGATGTTCTCTGCTGCAAGCCTTTGGATTGCAATGACAAGG GACCCTGCTTTGGTTGTAAGAATCAAGGTTCTGTGAGCTTGAGACATCCAACTGGCGAAGGTCTGTATGTTGGATGTCATGTGGATTGTGAGTTCCCATTTATGTGGGATAGTATCAGTGAG GATTCCGATTGA
- the LOC100835119 gene encoding uncharacterized protein LOC100835119 isoform X1: protein MIYQYLSYCRWMIHILTPNHLTGMLNAHPGLPQYSLDDEDIGNPFLTDRFGNLTNWRLNDLEAAYENHLEDEASKPSIEKKKYSKEEKIKLDNDCKEQYMKSALQKYNSEENLDGECFVFDEIKEVVFIVEGGLDFYEHYNFTAKQGGSTILFFAEVIPDDGETCDVLCCKPLDCNDKGPCFGCKNQGSVSLRHPTGEGLYVGCHVDCEFPFMWDSISEDSD, encoded by the exons ATGATCTATCAATATTTAAGCTACTGTCGGTGGATGATTCATATCCTGACTCCAAATCATTTGACGGGTATGCTCAATGCACATCCTGGCCTTCCTCAATATAG TTTGGACGATGAGGACATCGGTAACCCTTTTCTTACCGATAGATTTGGAAATTTAACAAATTGGAGGTTAAATGATTTGGAGGCAGCATATGAAAACCACCTTGAAGATGAAGCAAGTAAACCAAGTatagagaagaagaaatattCTAAAGAAGAGAAGATAAAGTTGGATAATGATTGTAAGGAACAATACATGAAATCTGCCTTACAGAAGTATAATAGTGAAGAAAACCTTGACGGG GAGTGCTTTGTCTTTGATGAAATCAAAGAAGTTGTTTTCATTGTGGAAGGAGGTTTGGATTTCTATGAACACTACAACTTTACAGCTAAGCAGGGTGGTTCCACAATTCTATTTTTTGCTGAAGTGATCCCAGATGATGGAGAAACTTGCGATGTTCTCTGCTGCAAGCCTTTGGATTGCAATGACAAGG GACCCTGCTTTGGTTGTAAGAATCAAGGTTCTGTGAGCTTGAGACATCCAACTGGCGAAGGTCTGTATGTTGGATGTCATGTGGATTGTGAGTTCCCATTTATGTGGGATAGTATCAGTGAG GATTCCGATTGA
- the LOC112271565 gene encoding uncharacterized protein LOC112271565: MADEDRPSMADEGRKPSDELSRFKQLSVDDLHHEVESSDSSDDDDDEGLGDPFLLDGFGNRTKWRLSDLNAEFDNYLEEQANKPKEKKLTKAERLKTHSDRMERYIKSALQKYNIEEKLSKDMYFEFDEVRSQSWIVEGE; the protein is encoded by the exons ATGGCCGACGAAGATCGACCGAGTATGGCCGACGAAGGGCGAAAACCAAG TGATGAGCTCTCAAGATTCAAGCAACTGTCGGTGGATGATTTACACCATGAGGTCGAATCATCTGACAG ttctgatgatgatgacgatgaagGTCTTGgtgatccttttcttttggatgGTTTTGGGAATCGAACAAAATGGAGATTGAGTGACCTAAACGCAGAATTTGATAACTATTTAGAAGAGCAAGCaaataaaccaaaagaaaagaaactcaCAAAAGCAGAAAGGCTTAAGACTCACAGTGACCGTATGGAACGATACATCAAATCTGCTTTGCAAAAGTACAACATCGAAGAAAAACTTTCTAAG gaTATGTACTTCGAGTTTGATGAAGTTCGAAGTCAGAGCTGGATTGTTGAAGGAGAGTAA
- the LOC100835734 gene encoding uncharacterized protein LOC100835734 — MGVGCSGFFGDRRCLGAAVFLFSLRYCCSFCFLALAGRVFSDEMLKKITGLEEGQVELKPEIGKLIPESLGGGGGQSSSTSTHHPFQQQQQALSPRVHALALLPHRRSRRRRRTTTLPGSPEGTVTGYCSRCGRPCTSSSLKGRSCTGELPWYELWLTLLNAHHVLDEMLELFLGPGVERDASSSCCRKALLCSGLQREAPMISPNGKHR; from the exons ATGGGTGTTGGATGCAGCGGGTTCTTCGGGGATCGCCGGTGTTTAGGCGCTGCCGTATTTCTTTTCTCGCTCCGGTACTGCTGCTCCTTCTGCTTTCTCGCTCTGGCAGGGCGGGTTTTTTCTGACGAGATGCTGAAGAAGATAACGGGGCTGGAGGAGGGCCAGGTGGAGCTCAAGCCGGAGATAGGCAAGCTCATCCCGGAgagcctcggcggcggcggcggacagtCCTCATCCACTTCCACGCACCACCccttccagcagcagcagcaggcgttGTCGCCGCGGGTGCACGCGCTCGCCTTACTCCCGCACCGCAgaagtcggcggcggcgcaggaccACCACCTTGCCGGGCAGTCCGGAAGGCACCGTCACAGGTTACTGCAGTCGTTGTGGCAGGCCGTGCACGTCATCTTCCTTGAAGGGAAGGTCCTGTACTGGTGAGCTCCCCTGGTACGAGTTGTGGCTTACTTTGCTCAATGCTCATCATGTGCTCGATGAAATGCTGGAGCTATTTTTG GGGCCAGGGGTAGAGCGTGATGCCTCATCTAGCTGTTGCAGGAAGGCCTTGCTCTGCTCTGGGCTACAGAGAGAGGCTCCTATGATCTCTCCGAATGGTAAACACAG GTGA
- the LOC100836042 gene encoding receptor-like protein EIX2, protein MAGRRLLVGVQMIFAMSFLLFHRSCPAPASPTLPAGSLCIPLERDVLLDFKAGLTDPGNVLSSWRGADCCQWTGVVCSNRTTGGHVVTLQISGLYDSQAVGGEIRSSLLTLRHLKMLDLSLNDFGGQPIPEFIGALRSLTHLDLSYSDFSGQIPPHLGNLSNLLNLQLSNMADLYSPDLAWLSRLKKLQVLGMSEVDLSTAVDWVHALNMLPDLINVDLDSCGLRNSTIASPVHSNLTSLETLDLSFNPFNTSIGANNFILALTSLEELSLLSCGIHGPVHDALGNLTSLRKLSLQENLFVGKVPSTFKKLEKLQVFELSNNFISMDVIELLHLLPPDELLKLRFDNNKLTGSLPAWIGQFSSLTIIKLNHNELSGEIPIGIRELTNLRDLWLNSNNLHGTINEDHFTNLTTLQVLLISDNSLTVKVSHTWNTPFSLYSASFSSCILGPQFPAWLIQPTIETLDISNTSIHDIIPAEFWTSSYHATYLDLSRNRLVGMLPTFFQFAGLDVLDISSNQFSGPIPILPQNISYLDLSENNLSGPLHSHIGASMLEVLLLFSNSISGTIPCSLLQLPRLIFLDLSKNQLSGTLPNCPQGNKTSKITMLNLNSNSLSGAFPLFLQKCTKLQFLDLGYNKFSGSLPTWIGSKLPQLALLRLRSNMYSGDIPGQLTRMEWLQYLDIACNNISGSIPQSLGNLMAMTLTPSNTGGLSQIVNFAWPSLDMYFHAYTDSFVVDTKGQQLEYTTGITYMVFIDFSCNNLTGQIPQEIGMLVALKNLNLSWNGLSNMMPPSVGELSALESFDLSHNQLSGEIPTSLSALTSLTHLNLSYNNLTGTIPSGNQLRTLQDQASIYIGNVGLCGPPLTKSCLGIGITPLSQEEHEGMSDVVSFYLGMFIGFVVGLWIAFCGFLFMRRWRAGCFSFSDHIYDWFTCK, encoded by the coding sequence ATGGCAGGGCGGAGGTTGCTGGTCGGAGTTCAAATGATCTTCGCCAtgtccttcctcctcttccaccGGAGTTGTCCGGCCCCAGCCTCACCAACACTACCAGCCGGCAGCCTCTGCATTCCCCTCGAGCGGGACGTGCTTCTCGACTTCAAGGCCGGCCTCACCGACCCCGGCAACGTCCTGTCGTCATGGCGAGGTGCGGACTGCTGCCAGTGGACGGGTGTTGTTTGCAGCAACCGGACCACCGGCGGCCACGTCGTCACCCTCCAAATCAGCGGTCTCTACGACAGTCAAGCCGTAGGAGGCGAGATACGCTCCTCCTTGCTCACTCTGCGACATCTCAAGATGTTGGACCTCTCATTGAACGACTTCGGCGGCCAACCTATCCCGGAGTTCATAGGTGCGCTCCGGAGTCTCACGCATCTAGACCTCTCTTACTCCGATTTCAGCGGTCAGATTCCTCCGCACCTCGGCAACCTCTCCAATCTGCTCAACCTTCAGCTCAGCAATATGGCCGACTTGTACTCGCCTGATCTAGCATGGTTGTCGCGCTTGAAGAAGCTGCAGGTGCTTGGCATGTCTGAGGTGGACCTCAGCACTGCCGTTGACTGGGTTCATGCTCTCAACATGCTCCCTGATCTGATAAACGTTGATTTAGATTCTTGTGGGCTCCGAAACAGTACTATTGCTTCACCCGTGCATTCCAACCTCACGTCGCTGGAGACCCTAGACCTCAGTTTTAACCCCTTCAACACGTCTATTGGAGCCAACAATTTTATTTTGGCTCTGACTAGCCTTGAGGAGCTCTCTCTGCTGAGCTGTGGAATCCATGGTCCTGTCCATGATGCATTGGGAAACCTGACCTCCCTTCGGAAACTGAGTCTTCAAGAAAACCTCTTTGTTGGCAAGGTGCCATCAACCTTCAAGAAACTGGAAAAACTACAAGTGTTCGAACTATCCAACAACTTCATCAGCATGGACGTCATAGAGCTACTGCATCTGTTGCCACCGGACGAATTGCTTAAGCTGCGTTTCGACAACAACAAGTTGACAGGGAGCTTACCAGCTTGGATAGGGCAGTTTAGCAGCTTGACCATAATTAAGCTCAACCACAACGAGCTTTCTGGAGAGATACCGATTGGTATACGAGaactgacaaatttgagaGACTTATGGCTGAATTCAAACAACCTACATGGTACAATCAATGAGGACCATTTCACAAATCTGACCACCTTACAAGTCCTCCTGATCTCAGATAATTCCTTAACCGTGAAGGTAAGCCATACATGGAACACTCCATTCAGCTTATATTCAGCAAGCTTTAGCTCTTGCATTCTAGGTCCCCAATTTCCAGCTTGGCTTATCCAACCAACAATTGAAACTCTTGATATTTCCAACACAAGCATACATGACATCATTCCTGCTGAGTTTTGGACTTCTAGTTACCATGCGACATATTTGGATTTGTCAAGAAATCGGCTCGTTGGCATGCTTCCCACATTTTTTCAATTTGCTGGCTTGGATGTTTTGGATATCAGTTCTAACCAGTTTTCTGGTCCAATTCCAATACTTCCACAGAATATAAGCTACCTGGACCTCTCTGAAAATAATCTATCAGGTCCATTGCATTCACATATTGGAGCATCCATGCTAGAAGTACTCCTTCTCTTCAGCAATTCCATTTCTGGAACTATTCCTTGCTCCTTGCTTCAGTTGCCACGATTAATATTTCTAGACCTATCAAAAAACCAACTAAGTGGGACATTGCCCAATTGTCCTCAAGGAAACAAAACCTCAAAGATTACCATGCTTAACTTGAATAGCAACAGTCTTTCAGGAGCATTCCCtttgtttcttcaaaagtGCACAAAACTGCAATTTCTTGATCTTGGATACAATAAATTTTCTGGGAGCTTACCAACATGGATCGGGTCAAAGTTACCACAGTTGGCACTTTTGCGATTGCGCTCAAACATGTACTCTGGTGATATTCCTGGTCAACTAACCAGGATGGAGTGGCTTCAGTATCTAGACATTGCATGCAACAACATCTCAGGGAGCATACCACAATCACTTGGGAATCTTATGGCTATGACTCTTACTCCCAGTAATACCGGTGGCCTTTCCCAAATCGTTAACTTTGCATGGCCCTCTCTCGACATGTACTTTCATGCTTACACTGATAGTTTCGTGGTGGACACAAAAGGTCAACAGCTTGAATATACCACAGGAATCACATACATGGTATTCATTGATTTTTCTTGCAACAATTTAACAGGACAGATTCCTCAAGAAATTGGCATGCTTGTTGCATTGAAGAATTTAAACTTGTCTTGGAATGGTCTGAGCAACATGATGCCCCCAAGTGTTGGTGAGCTATCGGCATTGGAATCTTTTGACCTTTCACATAATCAGCTCTCCGGTGAAATCCCTACAAGTTTATCAGCTCTAACATCATTGACCCACTTGAACTTGTCATATAACAATCTGACAGGAACGATACCATCTGGGAACCAATTAAGAACTCTACAGGACCAAGCATCCATCTACATTGGCAACGTAGGTCTATGTGGTCCACCTCTTACAAAAAGTTGTTTAGGAATTGGCATAACACCACTCTCCCAAGAAGAGCATGAAGGCATGAGTGATGTGGTTTCGTTTTACCTTGGCATGTTCATAGGATTTGTGGTAGGTCTTTGGATAGCCTTTTGTGGCTTCTTATTCATGAGGAGATGGAGGGCTGGCTGTTTCTCATTTTCTGACCACATCTATGACTGGTTTACATGCAAATGA
- the LOC100836352 gene encoding EC protein I/II, whose translation MGGCDDKCGCAVPCPGGATCRCTRSGAGASAGQQHTTCGCGEHCGCNPCACGREGTPSGRANRTATCSCGAACDCASCRSSSTA comes from the coding sequence ATGGGCGGCTGCGACGACAAGTGCGGGTGCGCGGTGCCGTGCCCGGGAGGCGCGACCTGCAGGTGCACGaggagcggcgcgggcgcgtcgGCGGGGCAGCAGCACACGACGTGCGGGTGCGGCGAGCACTGCGGGTGCAACCCTTGCGCTTGCGGGCGCGAGGGGACGCCGTCGGGGCGGGCAAACAGGACGGCCACCTGCTCCTGCGGCGCTGCCTGCGACTGCGCCTCCTGCCGCTCCAGCTCCACCGCATGA